The region GCTTGCGAATATTCTTTAGAACTAAGATAAAGATACCCTATATTATTATAAGAAGTTGCTCTCGACTGAAATTCCTGAGGTATTATTTCATCATCAATAACTCCTAATGCTTTATTATTATAAACAATTGCATTATCATATTCACCTAATTCATTAAATATCAAACCCAAAAGATTATAGGCATCATACATAATACTATTTGCTCGCTTCTCTTTTCTAATTATTCTCAGTGCCTTAACAACCGCATTTTCGGCACCTAAGAAATCCCCAGCTTTGTACTGTAAACTTGCTTTATTTACTAATATTTTTCCCAAATTAATGTTATCCTCCAAACTGTCATAAATCTTCTCAGCCTTACTGTAAAATTGAAATGCACTATCTGAAACCATTTGCGAAACATAATAATCTCCAAGATAACTATACGCTTTTCCAATACTTACGCTATCTTTTGCGCTTTCTGACTTATCTAAAACTAGAAGTACTGTTCTACTATACCCTTTCCAATCATTAATATTATAATAACGGTTAGCAACCTTAAAAAGATTGATTCGATTAAGTGAATCATTTTCTTGACCTACCACTATTTCAAGAGCTTTCTTATTAAAAAAAAGCCTTTTCTCACGGCTAAGACTTAAATCATTAGCCACTGAAAAATAAAAAGACAGACTATCCTCAGATGAATTAATAGAATTATTAACCGACTTCTTTTTGACACAGCCAAAAAAAGCGAACAACAGAAGGAATAGTAGATTTATTGGATAAAATTTTTTCAATCGTTAATCTCTAATTTTACCAAAAATAGTAAAATAAAACTATTAGCATAAAAAAAGGCTATCAAATAATTGACAGCCTAAGTATTATAAAAAAAATTAATTAAATAATCAGTCTACTTTCATATTTCCTCCAGTTGAACCTTGACCAATAATATCTACTTTCATATTTCCTCCAGTTGAACCTTGTCCAATAATATCTACTTTCATATTTCCTCCAGTAGAACCTTGTCCAATAATATCTACTTTCATATTTCCTCCAGTAGAACCTTGACCGATAATATCTACTTTCATATTTCCTCCAGTTGAACCTTGCCCAATAATATCTGCACTACTGGTAAAAGAAGTTAAGATCATTACTAAAGAGAATAGTCCGATTGTTAAGATTGATTTTTTCATAATTTGGGATTTTTATGTTTTTAAATTTGTTTTACACTATTTTAAAAATCCGTTTGTGTGGGATTTCTTTTGTAAAACTACATAGCAAATCTTTATTTTTCTTACAAATACAAGCCTATATGGTAGAATGCAGCAGTCTGATAGTGAATGACTATCAAATCTTGGTAGATGGCATTTTTTTAAATTTCTAAATAATTCCCATTCGAAATTTCAGAAATAATCAGGTCAATATTTACCTTATACGATTTGGAAAAGGGAAGTTTTGTTGCGGTATTCTTTATGTAACAAACCGCATTTCCAGTATGTATTCTAGAAATATAATTACAGTTTACAATATAACTGTTATGAATTCGAATGAAAGGATAAGACAAAGCACTCTCAAAATGCTTTAATGTTTTAAAAGCAGTGACCATTTCACCACTATTGAGATGAATGTCGGTTGAATTATTATCTGCCTGCAGGTAGCAAATATCTCTGGCATCAATATACCTGTAATCACCATAAGACTTTATACACAATATAAGAGGTTTTTGCTTGCTTAAAGTTTCATGATGCAAAACAGGATTTGGCTTCTCCTCTTGAAACACTTCTTCTGGCTGTATCAGAATCGCTTCCTCTTGATTTGCATTTTTATTCAGTTTCAAGATGGTCTTGATAAAATCTATTCGCACCAATGGCTTCAACATATATGCTGTCACATCGTACTCTATGGCCTCAAAAGCCAATTCCTTTTTAGTTGTGGTAACGATGATTTTAGGAATTACTTTTAGATACCTGTGCAGCTCATTTATGAGAGCTAATGACAGCAAACTCTTCTTGTCAGCAGGATCAATTTCAAGAAAAATCAATTGAGGAGTATGTTCTAGAATAAGATTTAAAGCCTCCGCATAATTATGTGCCGATGCCACAAAAGTAAGCTCCGAAAAACTGTCAGCAATGGCTTTCGTTTTCAAAACACTTTCTTGATCGTCGTCAATAATAATGTAGGAATAATTCATCAGTGGCTTTTCCTAGAATTAGCATCCATTACATTTGGCTTCCAAAGTAAAACATACTCTAAATTATTAAGCAATTGTGGTAGTTTTGGGAAACTAATTAAACAAAAGCGAAAAAAATTACACAAAACGCTCTTATTTAACATTCTAAAAATAAGCATTTAACCATTTTTCCTTATTAGTTGTTAATATGTTCATAACAAATGTTGATACATTGAGATGAAGTGCAAATAAACCCGATAAAAGACCTGAAATTTTATTTGAAAAGAACTCTAAATTAAGTAAAGAAATTCTATTTGATGCCATTCTAAAAAAAAAGCTTTCCGTTTTGGAAAGCTTTTCTTATATAAACAAAAAAACTAATTACATTTTCATCAACCAATTTTTCATTGAAACTTCATCTTCTATAATTGATTTTAAATCGGCTATTTTTACGCGATCTTGCCTCATACTGTCTCTATGTCTAATAGTCACCGTTTGATCTTCGATAGTTTGGTGATCCACTGTAATACAAAATGGAGTTCCCAAAGCATCTTGTCTTCTATAACGGCGACCAACTGCATCTTTCTCATCATAAGACACATTGAAATCCCATTTCAGGTCTTCAATGATTTTATGCGCAATTTCTGGCAAGCCATCTTTTTTTACCAAAGGCAACACTGCCGCTTTTGTTGGTGCTAAAACCGCAGGCAATTTCAAAACTGTTCTTGTTGATCCGTCTTCTAATGTTTCTTCTTTTAAAGAAGTAGCAAAAACAGCTAAGAACATTCTATCTAATCCTACAGATGTTTCCACCACATAAGGAACATAATTCTGATTTAATTCTGCATCAAAATATTGCAGTTTTCTACCTGAAAATTTCTCATGTGCTTTTAGATCAAAATCAGTACGAGAGTGAATTCCTTCTAATTCTTTGAATCCGAATGGGAAGTTAAACTCAATATCAGCTGCTGCATTAGCATAATGCGCCAGTTTTTCATGATCGTGAAAACGGTAATTTTCTTTTCCTAAACCAAGTGATAAATGCCATTTTAAACGGGCTTCTTTCCAAAACTCATAATGTTTCATTTCGTCTCCCGGGCGAACAAAAAATTGCATTTCCATTTGTTCAAATTCACGCATACGGAAAATAAATTGTCTTGCAACAATTTCATTTCTAAAAGCTTTACCCGTTTGCGCAATTCCAAAAGGAACTTTCATTCGTCCTGATTTTTGCACATTCAGGAAATTCACAAAAATCCCTTGTGCTGTTTCCGGACGCAAATATAAATCCATCGCAGAATCGGCAGAAGCGCCTAATTTTGTTCCGAACATTAGATTAAACTGACGCACTTCGGTCCAATTTCTGGAACCAGACTCAGGACAAGCAATTTCCAGTTCTTCGATCAAAGCTTTTACGTCTTCCAGATCTTCGTTGCCAAGAGAACGAGCCATTCTTTCCAAAACCTCTCTTTCTTTGGCTTTGTATTCTTTAACACGAGCATTCGTTGAAACAAACTCTGCTTCATTAAAAGCTTCACCAAAACGAACTCTTGCTTTTTCGATTTCTTTGATTGCTTTTTGATTTAGCTTTTCGGCATAATCTTCAATCAAAACATCCGCTCTATATCTTCTTTTCGAATCTTTATTGTCTATTAATGGATCATTAAACGCATCTACGTGTCCTGATGCTTTCCAAGTGGTAGGATGCATCAATATAGCCGCATCAAGTCCCACTATGTTTTCATTCATCTGAACCATCGCTTTCCACCAATATTCGCGTATGTTCTTTTTTAACTCTACACCGTTTTGTGCATAATCATAGACTGCACTCAAACCATCGTATATTTCGCTTGACGGAAAAATAAATCCGTACTCTTTTGCGTGCGAAACTACATTCTTAAATATATCTTCTTGTTTTGCCATAGTAATGCAAAAATATAAAAAGTGAACTGAAAAAAAAGGAAATAAGAGAAGTTTGAAGCATTGATTTTCATATTTTTATAAATAATTTCGTAATTATATGTTCGAGAGCATCATAAATCTATTCTTTCCAAAGGTATGTGCAGGCTGTAATTCATTTTTACTGACAAATGAAAATGTAATCTGCACGCTTTGCAGACATCATATTCCCTTGACCAATCATCATTTGAACCCTGAAAACGAAGCTTTCAAAAAATTTTATGGTAAGATTCCCATCGAATATGCCTCGGCTTTATTTTATTTTCACAAAAAAGGAATTGTACAAGAAGTGATTCATAAACTAAAGTACAAAGGCCACGAGGAAATAGGTCGCGTATTAGGAAACTGGTATGCCGCAGATTTAAAAGAAATTCCGGTTTTTCAAGAAATTGACGTGATTATCCCGGTTCCTTTACACAAAAAGAAATATCGAGAAAGAGGCTACAATCAAGTTAGCGCTTTTGGCCTCGCACTTTCAAAAGAATTGAATATCGTTTACAATGAATCCATTTTGGTTCGAACAGTCTATTCTAAAACACAATCCAAAAAAAATCTTTTAGGAAGAACCGAAGGCATCGAAAACATTTTCAACGTTAACTTTACCGAAAAAGACCATGACAAGCATTTCCTTCTTATTGATGATGTCATCACAACGGGCTCAACTCTTGAAGCTTGTTGCCGTGCTTTATTGAAAATTCCCGGGGCAAAAATCAGTATTGTTTGTATGGCAATGGCGCAATCTTAAACGGAAATATTGATTAAAATCCAATCAAATAATTACAACTGGAAAAGACTTGTAAACAGCGCTTTATTAAATCAAAAAAGAACAAACAACAACATTATCAATTTTATTAATGTAATTATAACCAAATAGAATTTCCTATTACAAAGTTAAATGTTTAAATTTGGATAAATTTTATAAATCATTTAAACAACTATATCATGGCTTTTGAACTACCTCAATTACCTTATGCGTATGACGCATTAGAACCTTATATTGATGCACGTACGATGGAAATTCATCATACAAAACACCATAATGCGTATACTACC is a window of Flavobacterium acetivorans DNA encoding:
- a CDS encoding 3-oxoacyl-ACP reductase yields the protein MKKSILTIGLFSLVMILTSFTSSADIIGQGSTGGNMKVDIIGQGSTGGNMKVDIIGQGSTGGNMKVDIIGQGSTGGNMKVDIIGQGSTGGNMKVD
- a CDS encoding LytR/AlgR family response regulator transcription factor, giving the protein MNYSYIIIDDDQESVLKTKAIADSFSELTFVASAHNYAEALNLILEHTPQLIFLEIDPADKKSLLSLALINELHRYLKVIPKIIVTTTKKELAFEAIEYDVTAYMLKPLVRIDFIKTILKLNKNANQEEAILIQPEEVFQEEKPNPVLHHETLSKQKPLILCIKSYGDYRYIDARDICYLQADNNSTDIHLNSGEMVTAFKTLKHFESALSYPFIRIHNSYIVNCNYISRIHTGNAVCYIKNTATKLPFSKSYKVNIDLIISEISNGNYLEI
- a CDS encoding glycine--tRNA ligase; this encodes MAKQEDIFKNVVSHAKEYGFIFPSSEIYDGLSAVYDYAQNGVELKKNIREYWWKAMVQMNENIVGLDAAILMHPTTWKASGHVDAFNDPLIDNKDSKRRYRADVLIEDYAEKLNQKAIKEIEKARVRFGEAFNEAEFVSTNARVKEYKAKEREVLERMARSLGNEDLEDVKALIEELEIACPESGSRNWTEVRQFNLMFGTKLGASADSAMDLYLRPETAQGIFVNFLNVQKSGRMKVPFGIAQTGKAFRNEIVARQFIFRMREFEQMEMQFFVRPGDEMKHYEFWKEARLKWHLSLGLGKENYRFHDHEKLAHYANAAADIEFNFPFGFKELEGIHSRTDFDLKAHEKFSGRKLQYFDAELNQNYVPYVVETSVGLDRMFLAVFATSLKEETLEDGSTRTVLKLPAVLAPTKAAVLPLVKKDGLPEIAHKIIEDLKWDFNVSYDEKDAVGRRYRRQDALGTPFCITVDHQTIEDQTVTIRHRDSMRQDRVKIADLKSIIEDEVSMKNWLMKM
- a CDS encoding ComF family protein: MFESIINLFFPKVCAGCNSFLLTNENVICTLCRHHIPLTNHHLNPENEAFKKFYGKIPIEYASALFYFHKKGIVQEVIHKLKYKGHEEIGRVLGNWYAADLKEIPVFQEIDVIIPVPLHKKKYRERGYNQVSAFGLALSKELNIVYNESILVRTVYSKTQSKKNLLGRTEGIENIFNVNFTEKDHDKHFLLIDDVITTGSTLEACCRALLKIPGAKISIVCMAMAQS